A single window of Triplophysa dalaica isolate WHDGS20190420 chromosome 14, ASM1584641v1, whole genome shotgun sequence DNA harbors:
- the eif4g2b gene encoding eukaryotic translation initiation factor 4 gamma 2b, producing the protein MTKALARPGTAVEARLLTAIFGPTIGNPDMNKCYFRISPSRPFITILYKILRCQAAKVESVIAEGGASRFSASSGGGGGRGATQHYPKTVGNSEYLGKTPGPGVQRWVPSRSTRRDVNSNEKELHDAIFRKVRGILNKLTPEKFDKLCLELLNVGVDSKLVLKGVILLIVDKALEEPTYSSLYAQLCLRLAEDAPNFDGPSTEIQSSQKQSTTFRRLLISKLQDEFENRTKNVDIYDKQDNPLSSEEEEQRGIAKIKMLGNIKFIGELGKLDLIHESILHRCIKTLLEKKKRVQLKDMGEDLECLCQIMRTVGPRLDHEKAKSLMDQYFGRMRSLMNNKDLPARIRFLLQDTVELRENNWVPRKAFIDNGPKTINQIRQEAVKDLGVFIPPMNQGIRMDFFLEGHFMPNKIKLDRESLGGLADMFGQMPGGGIGTGPGVIQDRFSPTLGRHRGHMASQPQSQFDLGLKPFVKSNQGQNQHFQSQNHSNQQQVQSKDMPPRFKKGQLNADEISLRPAQSFLINKNQMAKLQSQIPNMIPPSAQPPRTQTPPLGQSHQLGLKTNPPLIQEKPQKTIKKPAPTKEELLKMTESMATEYLNSKNMTEAVSAVREMKAPKHFLPEMLSKIILCSLERTDEDREHASTLIHTLRTEGFITGENFMQALLNGLDQCPKIEVDIPLVKSYLAQFAARAVIADLVSVAELAHPLENGNHFPLFLLCLQQASKLKDREWLTELFQQSKVNMQKMLPEIDQNKDRMLEILDGKGLSFLFPLLKLEKELLKQIIADPSPGSIYKWIKDNISPKLHTDKGFINILMTSFLQYIVAELGLSEGDEQLSSPSKEHLDQEKQLLLAFKPVMQKFLNDHTELQVSALYALQVHFNANAFPKGVLLRYFVNFYDMEIIEEESFLAWKEDVSQEFPGKGKALFQVNQWLTWLETAEDEESEEEAD; encoded by the exons ATGACTAAAGCCCTGGCTCGCCCTGGCACAGCAGTCGAGGCCCGGCTATTAACAGCCATTTTCGGCCCGACTATTGGAAATCCAGACATGAACAAATGTTACT TTCGGATTTCCCCATCCCGCCCTTTCATTACTATTCTTTACAAGATTCTTCGTTGTCAAGCCGCCAAAGTGGAGAGTGTGATTGCAGAAGGGGGCGCTTCTCGTTTCAG TGCTTCTTCGGGCGGAGGAGGAGGTAGGGGTGCAACTCAGCACTATCCCAAGACTGTCGGTAACAG CGAGTACCTGGGGAAAACCCCAGGGCCTGGCGTTCAGAGATGGGTTCCTTCAAGAAGCACTAGACGAGATGTCAACTCCAATGAAAAAGAACTTCACGATGCAATATTTAGGAAAGTAAGAGG CATACTTAATAAACTGACCCCTGAAAAGTTTGACAAGCTATGCCTTGAGCTTCTCAATGTGGGCGTAGACTCTAAACTCGTCCTCAAAGGAGTCATCTTGCTG ATCGTAGACAAAGCCCTAGAAGAGCCAACATACAGCTCACTCTATGCTCAGCTATGTCTGCGTTTGGCAGAGGATGCACCAAACTTTGATGGCCCATCAACTGAAATCCAGTCATCACAAAAGCAGAGCACA ACTTTCAGAAGACTTTTAATCTCCAAGCTTCAAGATGAATTTGAGAACCGCACCAAAAATGTTGACA TTTATGACAAACAAGACAACCCTCTATCCTCTGAGGAAGAGGAGCAGCGTGGCATCGCCAAGATCAAGATGCTTGGCAATATCAAATTCATTGGAGAGCTTGGCAAACTTGACCTCATCCATGAGTCCATCCTTCATAGGTGCATCAAAACA CTTTTGGAGAAAAAGAAGAGGGTCCAGCTCAAGGACATGGGAGAGGATCTGGAGTGTCTCTGTCAGATAATGAGGACTGTGGGGCCCAGACTCGACCATGAAAAAGCCAAG TCTTTAATGGATCAGTACTTCGGCCGTATGCGATCCTTAATGAACAACAAGGATTTGCCTGCAAGGATTCGTTTCCTACTGCAGGACACAGTAGAGCTGAGAGAGAACAATTGGGTTCCTCGTAAAGCTTTTATCGACAACGGACCAAAGACGATAAACCAGATTCGTCAAGAGGCAGTGAAG GATTTGGGTGTTTTCATTCCACCCATGAACCAGGGGATAAGAATGGACTTCTTCCTAGAAGGCCATTTCATGCCGAACAAGATAAAACTGGACAGAGAATCTCTTGGGGGATTGGCAGATATGTTTGGTCAGATGCCTG GCGGCGGCATTGGGACTGGTCCAGGTGTGATCCAGGACAGATTTTCTCCCACCTTAGGACGCCACCGTGGACATATGGCTTCTCAACCACAGTCACAGTTTGACTTGGGTCTGAAGCCTTTTGTCAAGTCTAACCAG GGACAGAATCAGCATTTTCAAAGCCAGAACCATTCAAACCAGCAGCAGGTTCAGTCCAAGGACATGCCACCACGCTTTAAGAAAGGGCAGCTCAATGCTGATGAG ATCAGCCTCCGACCTGCTCAGTCATTCCTTATCAATAAAAATCAAATGGCAAAACTGCAGTCCCAGATTCCCAATATGATTCCTCCCAGCGCTCAGCCTCCACGCACACAGACTCCACCACTCGGACAG TCCCATCAGCTTGGTCTGAAAACCAACCCTCCTCTGATCCAGGAAAAACCTCAAAAAACTATTAAGAAACCTGCACCTACCAAGGAGGAACTGCTGAAAATGACT GAGTCCATGGCGACTGAGTATCTTAACAGTAAGAACATGACTGAGGCTGTCAGTGCCGTGAGAGAGATGAAAGCACCTAAGCATTTTCTGCCAGAGATGTTGAGTAAGATCATCTTGTGTTCTTTGGAGCGGACGGATGAAGATCGGGAGCATGCCAGCACTCTCATTCACACACTCCGAACCGAGGGCTTCATCACTGGAGAGAACTTCATGCAG GCTCTTCTGAATGGATTGGATCAGTGCCCTAAGATTGAGGTGGACATTCCTCTGGTCAAGTCTTACCTGGCCCAGTTTGCTGCTCGAGCTGTCATCGCTGACCTGGTCAGTGTGGCCGAACTGGCTCATCCACTGGAGAACGGAAATCACTTTCCCCTGTTCTTGCTGTGTCTGCAGCAAGCTTCCAAATTGAAGGACCGTGAGTGGCTCACAGAGCTCTTCCAGCAGAGCAAGGTCAACATGCAAAAGATGCTTCCTG AAATTGACCAGAATAAAGATCGTATGCTGGAGATTCTGGATGGTAAGGGTCTGAGTTTCCTTTTCCccttgctaaaactggagaagGAACTGCTGAAACAGATCATTGCAGACCCTTCCCCTGGGTCCATCTATAAGTGGATCAAAGACAATATCTCTCCCAAACTCCACACTGATAAGGGCTTCATCAACATACTTATGACCAG CTTTCTGCAGTATATCGTGGCTGAACTTGGTCTGTCTGAAGGGGATGAGCAACTGTCCTCTCCTTCGAAAGAACATCTTGATCAGGAGAAGCAACTGCTACTAGCCTTTAAGCCAGTCATGCAGAAGTTCCTTAACGATCACACAGAACTGCAGGTCAGCGCTCTCTACGCTCTGCAGGTGCACTTCAACGCCAACGCTTTCCCAAAAG gTGTGTTGCTTCGCTACTTTGTCAACTTCTATGACATGGAGATCATTGAGGAGGAAAGTTTCCTAGCATGGAAAGAAGACGTTTCTCAAGAATTCCCTGGGAAAGGAAAAGCCTTATTCCAG GTGAATCAGTGGTTGACTTGGCTGGAGACAGCAGAAGACGAGGAGTCAGAGGAGGAAGCCGACTGA